ttccaggacaggctccaaagctacacagagaaactctgtctcaaaaaaaaaaataaataaataaaaaaataaaaaaaatccctgagCTGGGAAGAATCCCTGAGCTGGGAACACAGTTCAGAAGCATAATGCTTGCCTAgtgttagtgtgtgtgaggccctaggttcaattcctagcactaccagaaaagaaagaaagaaagaaagaaaggaaggaagaaagaaagaaagaagaaaggaagagaaaaagaaaaattaactctTGTCCTAAGAACGAAAGTGCCCTGGTCCAAGGGCACTTCCTTTCTTGGAGCTCCTGGTGCAGACTGGACCCCCCACAGGCTGAGGGAGTCAGTCTCAAAGTCCTACTAGGTTTTTCTCAAATTCAGGTGGCAatagacttttaaatttttcttcttgcaattttttttttgtgtggtgaatatttgcatgtatatggaTCTGTGCGTATGTTTAGGCCAGAGgtttgacatcaggtgtctttttCCTTCATCGTTCTCTATCTTAATTTATTGAGTTAAGAGTCTCAAACCTGAACCCAGAACTTGCCGATTTGATTAGTGTACTTAGTCAGTTTGCTTTGGGAATCCCTGTCTCAGGCCCTGTGAACTAGGATTTCATGATGACCACCAGACCCATTTAACCCATACATTTGGGCACTGGAGATATGAATTGTGGTCCTTACACTTCTGTGGCAAGTGCTTTGCCTACTGAGCGATCATCGCAGCCCAGAATTTGTTTTTCATAGTATCCTTAGAACACTAAATAATGTAAAGAAACACAATCCTGATGGCAAAATCTAATAATAAAAGCATAACTCCAGCAGGGTGTGGTGGAACATTCTGGACCCTTAGactagggagttcaaggccaacttgggatGTACCGTATCCTTCTAGACAGGATGTTCCCTGTCTACCACTACtccctccaaaagaaaaaagaacagcatTATGGGTGAATATGCTTATTTCAGTTggattattattactatttttttgagacagggtttctctgtgtagccctggctggtacagaacttactttgtagatcaggctgaccttgaactcagagatctgcctgcctttgtctcgtgagtgctgggattaaagacatggtatgtgccaccatcacccagataTCAGTTGGATGTTATTACAGTTTGATACATAAGTAAGGAAATAAGTAGTGACATGCTATGTGTATCCTGTGAGTGGAATAACCAGCTAGAGAATTCATCAGCTAGCTTAAGTACCCTGCCACGGGAAAATTACAGTGTTGGAGACTGTGTCAAGGAACTATTTTTGATCTAAGTTAGGTTGATAAATGATAGGATCGTGGTATGCTATCATAACTACTTTGTATAATATATGATCTGGATGCAAATAGGGAATGCAATGAAAATAGGCCTATTATGTCCAAGATGACAGAAAATGacctagtttttcttttattgtacaaatgtaaatttattttaagtcagTAGGTCAATAGCACACTTATGAACAAATGCTATCTATCTGTGTAGGTCTCTAATCTGTGAAATGTAGGTAGTGCATACATTTCACACTCAAATGCTCACTGTCTGCTCTACTGGGGCAAAGAAAGGTTGGATCTTTATGAGTctggggccagtctggtctgcagagcaagttccaggccagggctccaatgtgagaccctgtctcaaaaaaaaaaaaaaaaaaaaaaaaaaaaaaaagaaaagaaatctctttCACATCTCTGAAGGTGCAAGAATAAGGAAGACATAGTCCTTGATCTCAAAAATCAGGGCAAAAACCAGGATGGGGGTCTAAAATTCtgttggaggctggagaggtggctcagcagttaagagctcttgttgatcttccagagaacctgggttcaatcccctgtACCCACACAGCAGCTTCTAACTATCTCTAACTACAGGTCCTaggtatctgatgccttcttctgcccccccttccctcccccccccccgccgccccttaggcaccaggcatacatatggcccacagacaaaacacctatacatatgAAATGGTAAAATCtataaataggggctggagaggaggctcagaggttaagggcactgactgctgttcccaaggtcctgagttcaattcccagcaaccacatggtggctcacaaccatctgttatgagatctggtgccctcttctgctgtgcagatatacatggaagcagaatgttgtatatataattaataaataaaatcttttaaaaaaatctataaataaaactTCTGTGGTTGGATACTTGCTGAGGTCACACTCCCCAGTAACTTTCATTTTTACCCAGCAGAAGTCATTGGAAATTGGAGTTTGAGAAACAGAGAAGAACTCAGGAAGAGAAAAGCTGAAGTGCAGGAGAAACAGACATCACAATGGCTCCTTGGGTAGGTCCCTTACCTGAGAGAGGGATGAGTGTGGATGTTGCATGTCCATGCCCACGCTCACACCACCTTCCCAAGTGTCCTATAAGTCAGGTGGTGTTGTGcttgcatgttttatttttttgttgctgtttgtttttaaagtagtcTTCAGTGGGTTAACTCTCTTGCCTAATGTCACAGCAgaagtaacaacaaaagaaacttcccctgctctctttctctgtttccaccATCCCCTGAGGCTGGCTCCAGACATTGAAGCTGGACTGTCCAGAGTAGCTCCTGCTACCCTTCATTGGTTTTGTTAGTGTTAAAAAAAAGGTCCATAAGACCTGACTTGGTAGTGCATACTGATCCTAACAATCAGGAGAGTGGTGGTTGGACATTGTAAGTTGTAGGCCTCACAGGGATTAGTGAGAACATTTATCGACACACAAAAAAACAGggggctcagcagtcaagagagATACCAGAACCCACGTGGTATAGATGTAGATTCAGGCAAAGCATCCATGCACATTAAAATTAGGCAAAATGATTAGTCTAATGATAAGCAAAACTGATTAGCCTAATGCCCCAACTTCCTAGTTATTGACCTTGGGCAATTTATGGAACATCTCATGGCACCTCTGTTTTGTCCTCTGCACACTGGAGATAATAGCATCTACCTCATAGCTTGAGTTAACTGAAGTAAATCACAATAGTGCCAGGACATAGGCAAGACACAGATGGCTCCCATAGTAATATCATAGTTCTGTTTTATACTGGGCTTGTGATCCAGTCACCTAAGTTGTATGTGATTCTTACAGCCACCACATGAAATTGGAAGGTATAATTTATCTCATCTCACCTAGAAGGTAGCCAAGAAATGGAGAGGTTGAATGACTTGCCCTAGTCAAGTCATTttatctgtatgagtgttttatttgcatgtgtagacatacccttaaccactgaacttcTCTCTGGCTGGTAGTTGGTTCTTATGTTCAccaggtgggtcccagggataaatcaggcttggtggcaaatgcctttacccattgagccatctcactggctttgttttatatttaaagaatgattattattttaaaaactgtggtgtgtgtgtgtgtgtgtgtgtgtgtgtgtgtgtgtgtgtatgcacatgaggGCAGATGCACCCAGAGGCCAGAGGTACATGGGATCCCCCTGGAGCTAGCATTATAGGCAGTTGTTTGTCCCATGGGGATGCTGGGaacctatttttgtttgttttgttttgttttgtcaagacagggtttctctgcggctttggaggctgtcatggaaccaactcttttagaccaggctggtctggaactcacagagatccgcctgcctctgcctcccgagtgctgggaataaaggcgtgcactaccactgtcCGGTGGGAACCGAATTTGAGTCCTTAGCAATAGTATGTACTTTTTAACTGTTCAGCTATCTCTGCATCCAAACTctagtttttaaagttatattttaagttgcatttatttaatgtgtgagtgtgtgggtgcatccacacatgtagaagtcagaggacaacttgtgggagtcagttctctcctctcaccaCATGGATCCTGGGAATGAATTCAGGTGATCAGGTTTGGCCATAAGCATTGAGCCACCTCCTCAGTCCTAATTGAAATTTTAGTTAGCTTGTCAAGCAGTGGGTGTCCATAGGCTTTTTGAGACATTCTTAGGTTCTGTTAACACACTCCCTCCTTTATAttaatgcatgtatatgtgcaggtacatgcatttatgtgtgtgtgtgtgtgtgtgagagagagagagagagagagagagagagagagagagagagagagggagagggagagggagagagggagagagggagagagggagagagggaaagagggagagagagagagccagaagacaacctcatgTGTCATCTTCAGGAACACCATCCACCTCCTCctgtaagacagggtctttcattggcctggagtTTACAGTTAGGTTTAGCTAGCTGGCCGGGAAGATCCAGGGATCTCTGCCTCTTCAGCTCTGAGATCACAAACTTATGGCACCACACACTCTATATTTTGACCTGGGTGCTGAAGATAGATAGAACTCAGTTAAGCCCTTTACCCTTGAAACTATCTCCCCAAGCAggctctttctcttcccctcccccttccctcatcactccatttctctctctcatacacatacactttCACATACACACTTTAGCTTTAAAACCAAAACATCTACAGGAACCCTTTCCAAGCAAGTTGAACACCTAGGACTGTTCATTTTGCAAACTCTTTTGGAAATTGAGGTATGGGAGAGTAAGGGCTTATTTAAGGTCATGTAACAAGGTCACAAGAACAGGGGTGGGTATTGGAAGCATTCATTTGGACCCTGTAGCCCTGTTGCTGACATTATTTCTGGTCTCTctgcagagaacagaaaaaaCGCAGGTAtcagagaacaggaaaaggaaatcCAAGAGGCCAAAAGAGACGACGAATCACAGAGGCCAAGGCAGAGCCTCAGtcacaaacaagaaagcaaaggATGCAGAAAGTATTGGTACCTTCAGGGAAAGAAACCGAGTGCCCTGTCAACCCTGTGACTGAAGCCCTCCCTTTGTTGGCCTTCCCCCCAGAAGCCGAGCCTGCAGAACACTGTGCTGAAGCACACCAAGAAAGCATTCAGTGCCAGGGCATAGCAATACAGAACCATCCTCAAGCACCCAAACGTAGGGCCAAACCTGAAGACCTCTCTCCTAACATGTGCCAAGAAATAGCTGTACTTCAACATTGTTCTCAAATGTGCAGAGACACGGCTGAACCTGAGACACTTTCTTCTGAAATGTGCCAGGAAACAGCTCTGCCCCTAAACCATTCTTCTAAAGCACCCCAAGATATGGCTGGGCCCGAGGTTCTCTCTCCTGAAGTGTGCCAGGAAACAGCTGTGCCGGAAAACCATTTTTCCAAAGCACCCCAAGATGTGGCTGGACCCAAGGCACTCTCTCCTGAAGTGTGCCAGGAAACAGCTGTGCTTCAGGAACATACTTTGAAAATGTTCGAAGATATGGCCAGACCTGAAGTTCTCGCTCCTAAAACACACCAAGAGATGGCTATTGTTCCCTGGACAACACTTGGAGATGCTGCTGGCCCAGAAGGATGCTCTCCTGAAGTACTCCCCCAGTCAGATGTGCCTGAAGTCTGTCCACTTGACACATGCCCCAAATCAGTTACACCAGACAAAACTATTTCCCAAGAAGACCAGGGAATGGCTGTGACTGAAGGCTGCTTTCCCAAGACACGAGAATGCACTGTGTCTGAAGATATTTCTACAAAAATACACCAAGAAGCAATTGAAACTGAATTCATGTCTCATGAGACCCACAAACTCACTGAGCCTACAGTCTCCTCTCATAAAACAACCCAAGATTCACTTGGACCTGTAGAATACTCACCTGAGATATGCCAACCATCACCTGGGCCTGAAGACTATTCCCTTGAGACATGTCAACCATCACCTGGGCCTGTAGAATACTCACCTGAGATATGCCAACCATCACCTGGGCCTGAAGACTATTCCCCTGAGACATGTCAACCATCACCTGGGCCTGAAGACTATTCCCTTGAGACATGTCAACCATCACCTGGGCCTGTAGAATACTCACCTGAGATATGCCAACCATCACCCGGGCCTGAAGACTATTCCCCTGAGAAGTGTCAACCATCACCTGGGGCTGAAGACCATTCCCCTGAGACATGTCAACCATCACCTAGGCTTGAGAACCATTCACCTGAATCCTGCCACGAAATGCCTGGACCTGAAGACCTCTCTATCAAGACCTGTGAGAACAGTGATGGGCCTAAAGACTGCCTTCCCGAACAAAGTCAGGAAGCAGGTGGGTCCCAAGGACAGGACCCTAATGTCTACCAGAACAGTGACGGTGCTTGTTCTTTCTCTCAAGGTAGGATATCTGTATAGCAAATAAGTCCCTTGGAATTTGTGATTTAAAGCTGTCTTTGACAGTAGCCAGTAACTTCAATGGGAGTCATGAATAACCCTGGATCTTTTcaagtaaaatgtatttttcagatGACCAACATTCTGTTGACACAtttccaaaaaaattaaataactgaaAATTCTATTTACCTAATTTGAGAAACTATAGTAAGAGAAACAAACCTGGAATAGGATTAATTATGtgcaaaaatattcatttttgttttttgaattagTACTCACTATGTAACTGTGGTGGTTGGTTTTCTTGCTTGAAACCAAATTCTGGTACTCTGGAAGAGTGGCAAGTACTCTTAAGCACTCGGTCATTTCTCCAGTCCTAAaaaggtgtctctctctctctctctctctctctctctctctctctctctctctctctctcacacacacacacacacacacacacacacacatacacacacacacacacatgcacatagacaagtatacatacatatacatacacatatagacacagatacatacacacagatacagacagacaagacagacagacagacagacagacagacagacagacagacagacagacagacacacacacacacacacacacacacctcttttaAAACATAGAATCCTGAGCTGGGGTgctggcaaacacctttaatcctagcactgaggaggcagagacaggcagatctctctgagttccaggtcagcctacatactgagttccataCAGATGGAATTGCATaatgagactgtctccaaaaacaaaatagacaaatgagCAAATAAAATTCACCTTAGCCTGGAGGAGGAGGGCTTAGTGGTTAAGTGCATGTACTGTTATTGCAGGGGActcaagtttggtttccagcacccattgtggcttacaactgcctataattctagttctaggAGATCTAATTAGTGCCATTTTCTAGCCTC
This DNA window, taken from Cricetulus griseus strain 17A/GY chromosome 2, alternate assembly CriGri-PICRH-1.0, whole genome shotgun sequence, encodes the following:
- the Hemgn gene encoding hemogen isoform X2; the encoded protein is MGEEQKKRRYQRTGKGNPRGQKRRRITEAKAEPQSQTRKQRMQKVLVPSGKETECPVNPVTEALPLLAFPPEAEPAEHCAEAHQESIQCQGIAIQNHPQAPKRRAKPEDLSPNMCQEIAVLQHCSQMCRDTAEPETLSSEMCQETALPLNHSSKAPQDMAGPEVLSPEVCQETAVPENHFSKAPQDVAGPKALSPEVCQETAVLQEHTLKMFEDMARPEVLAPKTHQEMAIVPWTTLGDAAGPEGCSPEVLPQSDVPEVCPLDTCPKSVTPDKTISQEDQGMAVTEGCFPKTRECTVSEDISTKIHQEAIETEFMSHETHKLTEPTVSSHKTTQDSLGPVEYSPEICQPSPGPEDYSLETCQPSPGPVEYSPEICQPSPGPEDYSPETCQPSPGPEDYSLETCQPSPGPVEYSPEICQPSPGPEDYSPEKCQPSPGAEDHSPETCQPSPRLENHSPESCHEMPGPEDLSIKTCENSDGPKDCLPEQSQEAGGSQGQDPNVYQNSDGACSFSQGFTEMKEKAKADQDPERPSPQGSQEICPEDDTYSYVLS